In Providencia alcalifaciens, the sequence CCAGGATAATTATCGGCGTCATTGACTTCTTCAACGCGTAAATCTTCAGGGCGCAATAAGACGTTTAAATGCTGACCTTCTGTGACCGGTAAATCAGTGAAAATATCACATTCATGCCCTTCAACGTTGGCACGAATACGTTTCTCATCAATACGATGCAACACTTTTGCATCAAAAATATTGATTTCACCGATAAATTGAGCAACAAACAGGTTTTTTGGCTCTTCGTAAATTTCACGTGGTGTACCATCTTGCTCAATTTTCCCTTCACGCATCACAATGATACGGTCAGACATGGCCAGTGCTTCTTCTTGGTCATGAGTCACAAAAATAAACGTAATCCCTAGCTTGCGCTGTAAGGCTTTCAGCTCATTTTGCATCTGTTTACGCAACTTATAGTCCAGCGCAGATAAAGACTCATCCAATAGCAAAACCTTGGGACGATTGACAACCGCACGCGCAATTGCCACGCGTTGTTGTTGACCACCCGAAAGTTGGTTCGGCATACGCTCTGCAAAATCCGCCAATTGCACCATATGCAAGGCTTGCTCCACCCGTTTTTGAATGTCCGCTTTGGGTGTTTTTTGCATGCGCAAACCAAATGCCACATTTTCAAATACGGTCATGTGTGGGAATAATGCATAGCTTTGGAAAACAGTATTCACGAAACGTTGTTCCGCAGGAATATCTGTAATGTCCTGACCATCAAGAATAATTTGACCGTCATCCACATCTTCTAATCCAGCAATCAGACGTAAAACTGTCGTTTTACCGCAACCAGAAGGCCCTAAAATGGTAAGAAACTCCCCATTTCGGATAGTGAGGTCAAGCTCAGAAATAATTTGTTTGCCATCAAAACCTTTATTTAAAGATTTTAATTCGACGAGTGGTGTGAGAGAAGTTGTCTCAGTCATTTATAATACACTCTATCCCTAGGAATAATGCAGATAGAACCGCCACCGTTAAAGACTGTTAAGCCCCCAGGAAGAACCCCAGCAAAGCCCAAAACCAGTAGCGCCATTTTTAATAAAACAATAAGGGCTGCATAATAAACACTGTTAATGAAAATTGAAAGCCATTTTCAACACTTTGTTTGCCTTTCACTATGAATTTAAAACAAATAAAAGTGATTTATGATAAAAATAAGTGACATAACCATATTTTTCATAGCGTTGTGCTTATCTATCATTTTTCATTATAGAACCAAAAAATAAATAAACGTTAAAATAACATTAAATTCAATACGTTAAATAAAAAACAAAACCAAACTATCGATTGCGATAACTTGCTTACGTAATAATAAAAATCCATTTTTATTTTATTTTCACTCTGTATTTTATTTATTATCTCCAGAATGCTAACCAACCATAAATGATTCATTAATTCGCTAACCCATTAAGGTATTTATGGAAAAATTGAATGCATAAAATCTAAATTAACTGCCCCGCGATAACATGAATAACAAATAGTTAAACTCAATACCTATAATTAATTTATGTGATTAGCTTCATACTTTGAATTTGAATATTAGTTTCTTGTAAAAGTTTAACCAAAGTCATATTTTCTTTTACATCCCTTTGAATATAATGAGTAATTATTCTAATTGCATTCAGACTATTATCCCTATAAACGATTATCCCGCCTGACAAAACAAGCGGTATTTAGAATAAAAAGCCTATAAATAATTTATTTATTATATTTTCCGCTAAAATTAATATGTGAGTGAGCAAAATGGCTAATAAAGAGTTTTTTTACCAAGAACCTTATCCGCTATCTGAGGATAAAACCGAATATTACCAAGTCTCTGATAAATATGTTTCCGTAGAGCAATTTGCTGGGAAGCAAATGTTAAAAATTGAGCCAGAGGCTTTAACCTTTCTTGCTGAACATGCAATTTATGAATCCCAATTTTTTTTAAGACCTGCCCACCAAAAACAAGTGGCGGCTATCTTGCACGATCCTGAAGCGAGCGAGAATGATAAGTATGTCGCCCTGCAATTACTGCGTAACGCCGAGATTTCTGCGAAAGGTGTTCTGCCAAACTGTCAGGATACGGGAACCGTTGCCGTCGTCGGGAAAAAAGGCCAACAAGTTTGGACTGGTTGTGATGACGAAGAATACCTCTCTCGAGGCATTTATAACGTTTTCCAACACGAAAACCTGCGTTTTTCGCAAAATGCCCCACTGGATATGTTCAATGAAGTCAATACAGGCACGAACTTGCCAGCGCAATTTGACATTTTTGCCACCACGGGTGATGAATACCATTTCTTGTTTGTTAACAAAGGCGGCGGCTCTGCAAATAAATCCGCCCTTTATCAAGAAACTAAAGCAACACTGACCCCGGCTAAGTTGAAAAACTTCTTAATTGAGAAAATGAGAAACTTAGGGACAACCGCTTGCCCACCTTATCATATCGCATTCGTTATCGGCGGTACGTCCGCAGAAACCACGCTGAAAACAGCCAAACTGGCTTCGGCAAAATACTATGATAACCTGCCAACGACAGGTAATGAGTATGGCCGTGCGTTCCGTGATGTTGAGCTAGAAAATGAGTTATTAGAAGCGTCACGCCATCTCGGCTTTGGTGCGCAATTTGGCGGCAAATACTTTGCCCACGATGTGCGTGTTATTCGCTTGCCTCGCCATGGTGCTTCTTGCCCGATCGGTTTAGCCATTTCTTGCTCCGCTGACCGCAATATCAAAGCAAAAATCACCAAAGATGGCTTGTGGCTAGAGAAAATGGAGCATAATCCAGCACAATATATCCCTGAATCGATGCGTCATCAGACAGAAGGGACCGTGGTTCATATCGACCTCAACCGCCCAATGAAAGATATTTTGGCCGAGTTGAGTAAACACCCTGTGTCGACCCGTGTATCCCTCAGTGGTCCACTGATCATCGCTCGCGATATCGCCCATACCAAGCTCAAAGAGCGCTTAGATAATGGTGAAGAGCTACCACAGTACTTTAAAGATCATATGGTCTATTACGCAGGCCCTGCGAAAAAACCTGAAGATATGGTGTCGGGTTCTTTAGGCCCAACAACGGGTAACCGTATGGATCCATACGTTGACCTATTCCAATCCCATGGCGCTAGCATGTTGATGTTAGCAAAAGGCAACCGAACTCAAGCCGTGACCGATGCGTGTAAAAAGCACGGTGGTTTTTACCTTGGTAGCATTGGCGGCTCCGCGGCGATTTTGGCGCAAGAATTTGTGAAAAGCTTAAATTGCCTCGAGTACCCAGAGCTAGGTATGGAAGCGGTATGGAAAATGGAAGTAGAAGGGTTGCCAGCCTTTATTTTAGTGGATGATAAAGGCAATAACTTCTTTGATATTGTGCAGAATGACACCTGCAAGAAATGCGTTAAATAAATAAAAAACAGGGTGAGCCATTTTTATTCGACTCACCCTGCTTTATTGACCTGCCGTTATTTTCAGTTTTCTATTTATCAACTTTCTATTTATCAACGACAACGTTCTTATTCACCACATCCTGCTCGCTATTACCTACCATTAAAGCAAATTTGCTAATCGGGTCAGTACTGTAGGCGTACAAGCGTTTTAGGGCATAAGGGTTATCACCGAGCTTTACCTTACCTTGGATGGTGGACACCGCAATATGTAAGCCCGCTTCTTTTGCCGCATCAATCGCCGTTTGGTTATAGGCGCCGAACGGGTAAGCTAAATAACGCTGGTCCCTTTCGAATTTAGCCAACGCTTTCATTGAACGTTTAAAATCCAGCATGATGGTATGCTCTTTACGGCTAAAGATAATCGGGTTATTACGATTATCTAAGCGATGTAAAAAGTGCGTATGGGATTGAATGTTGAAAACATCTTGGCTCTCTTTAATTTCCTGTTTACTCATAAATTGCAGAGAATCTGGATCCCATTTTTGTGGCTGAGTTTTGATACGCGAAGAGATGACAAACAGAGTCGCCTGTTGCTGGTTATCTCTTAAAATAGGCAACGCATAGCGATAAACGGATTTAAGGCCGTCATCAAACGTGAGTACCACGGCACGCCCTGGTAAATTTGCATTCTTATTTAAATAACCTTCCACATCTTCGAGTGATAATGTTTGATACCCCATATCTTTGAGGTAATTCATTTGCTCACGAAAAGCATCAACCGAAGTTGTCGTCGAAGTATGACGAAAGTTTTTATTTTCACTGTCTTCGAGAATATGGTGATAAGTAAAAATAGGAATACCTTTATCAATCGCTACATCACCCAAGCGAACATAACCCAGACGATCACCGAGACGAATGGTTAACCATGAGGTTTTGTCCCCATCTTCATCCGTTTTGATCATCCGAGCCAGTACTGGATAACGTAAATTTTCCCATAAGGAGGCGATTTGCCGTGAATCTTCATCAGTTGCACTGAATACTGGCGTTTTTTGGCTCGTAATCAGATAATCATAAACTGGGTTTTTAAGATCGTTTAAACGGTCATCTTCAGGGACATTTCGAGGCTTCTTTTTGGATATCTGAGTGCTTTTAACATAAGCGAAATCATTACCAAACTGTAGGGCATTATAGTCACCATTTGGACTATAGGCGTAAAAACCATTGTCTGGATTAATTTCACCAACAATACGCATTTCGCCGCCTACAATAGCAAAAATATTCTCTGGCGCTTTTGTCTGAATCAATTTTGGGGGTATATCCACAAGCTCCCAATTATCAAGATTGATAGCTTTTGAACCACTGATTATTAAATTATTATTTTTTATATCCGCAGCATGTGAAACAGAAAAAAAATTAACGAAAAAGGTCAAAAATAGAAAAAGTACTCGATTAGACATGTCCTTTCCACTCAGTATCACCAATACACCGCGCCAGTTTAAACCGACTTACAATTTAACCCTATACCCTGATAAAAATATTTTTTCATGGCAAAGCCACGATAATATTTCCGTGGCTGTTGTTATAGATAATTTGTATATGGTAATTGTGTATGGCATTCAATGAACACTGAGCAAGTTAAAACCTTTCAATTAAATGAAAAATAAATTTATCAATTTATTAACAATAAAATGAATAGTCTTAAAATAACGTATTTAAAAAGAAATAAACTCTACTTTTGTCCGTAATACGCATTTTTCCCATGTTTACGTAAATAATGCTTATCCAGTAGTTCTTGCTGCATATCGTCAATTTGAGGAGTCAATTGACGCGTAAATAAATTCATATAAGCAATCTCTTCCAACACCACAGCATTGTGTACCGCATTATGAGCATCTTTACCCCAAGCAAAAGGGCCGTGGCTATGAACTAATACCGCGGGAATGTCCTTTGCAGAAATTCCGAGCTGTTTAAATGTTTCAATAATCACATGCCCAGTTTCTCTCTCATATTCACCCGCAATCTCACTTTCTGTCATTTTACGGGTACAAGGAATTTCACCATAAAAATAATCGGCATGTGTGGTGCCTAATGCACTTAGCGGTAAGCCGGCTTGTGCCCAAATGGTTGCATGTCGCGAATGGGTATGAACGATACCACCAATCTCAGGAAAGGCTTGATATAATGCTAAGTGGGTATCGGTATCTGAAGAAGGTTTATATTTTCCTTCGACAACCTCACCGGTGGTTAATGAAACGACCACCATGTCATCCGCCTTCATGGTTTCATAATCTACCCCGGAAGGTTTAATCACCATCAAACCCGCTTCTCGGTCTACCCCACTGACGTTACCCCACGTAAACGTCACGAGCTTATGTTTTGGTAATTCAAGATTCGCCTCAAATACTTGCTGTTTTAATGTCTCCAGCATGATTACCTCCCCAGGTGTAATAAAGATGGCGTGAATACAATATGAAAATAGCGAGTCATATCAACGACAAGGTTCTCTTTCATTCTCTATTTACTGTCGATGAATAGACGTTGTTCTGATTATTAAGGTAAACAGATTTAGCTGAATAAAAAAGCCCAACACTTTACAAACCATTAACAAATCAACATAACTAGGTCACATTCGGTCATACTCGGTCTAATTAAAACAAAAATACACCTAAATAAAATGACCGAATATGTGAAAGTTGATGAGTTCTTTGTTTTATTTCTGGCTATATACCGTCATATTTAGTGATCTAATTAACAATTAAAATGAAAATGAAAATATATTTTTCATATAAGCGTGATGATTAGCACTATAAATAGTTTTGTCTGTTTCTAACCGTTATTACATGAGTCGAATCACGACAAAAAAAATTCAACACTGGCACACTATTTATCGTGGAAAGAATGTTTATCGTGGAAAGAATGTTTATCGCGGAAAGAATGTTTGTCACAAAAATAATAAATGCCATGGGCTGAAAGGAGTTTTGAGATGCTACAAGCTGAACGCCACCGATTAATTTGCTCCCATGTTTCTCAACATGGCTCAGCATTAGTGCGCGATTTAGCCCAGCTTTGTCACGTTTCTCAAGAAACTATTCGCCGAGATTTAACGGCATTAGAACGTGAAAAACGTTTAATTCGTAGTTTTGGCGGCGCGGTTGCCACTGAGCACGATGAAAGCCCAGTACTGAACGTGATGCCCTCTTCGGTCAAACTCAGTCAAATGGTGGATGGTGCAGAATCCTTTCGTAAAAGAACGGAAGAAAACCCAGACGCGAAAATGAAAATCGCCAAAGCGGCGTTGAAGTTTATTCAGCCGGGTGACTGCATCATGATGGATAACAGCAGCACATGCTGGTTTCTGGCAAGGCAAATACCCGATATCGATATTACGGTCGTCACCAATTCCGTCAAAATCATTCAAGCATTAGCATGCCGAGACCGTGTTCGTGTCATTGGTATTGGTGGAGAATATTCAGAACGCCATGACGATTTTCATGGTCCCATTTCTGAAAGTATTATCCGCAGCTTTCAAATAAAAACGTTATTTCTATCATGCCAAGGATTCAATATTGAAACTGGCGTTCGAGATGGCAGTGAAGTTAATGCCAAATTAAAAAATATTATGATTCAGGTTTCTGAAAATTGTGTGTTATTAGCAGATAATAATAAATTAGACCAATATGCTTTTAGCCAAGTTTGTACCTTAAATGATATTAACGTGTTAATTACCAATAAACTTAATGATAAAAATTTCAAACAAGTATTTCCAAAGTTAAATATTATTGAATGTGATAAATAGTATTCAGTGTGATAAAGAGTATTTATATCGATGATTATCGCAGCGTAACTAAGTGAGTAAATTAAGCAATTTGTTTTTATTTTAAATAACCGAATTACACCAGGCAGTAAAGAAAATCTATTAATTAAATTAACGATTAATAGAAATTAATTATATCTATCCGATTAAACAAAACATTAACCCTATGTTGATGAGCATGGTTATATCTGCACATCATCTCTGAGGAATATAACAATGAATATGAAAAAATTAGTTTTACCTTGCTTAATGGGCGCCGCACTGTTTTCTAACATAGCGATGGCTGAATCACCGAAAGCACAAAAACCCTTTACCATGGGTGTCGTAGTTAAAGTGGGGGGAATTCCTTGGTTTAACGTCATGGAGCAAGGGATCACTGAAGAAGGTAAAAAACTGGGTGTTAATGCATTCCAAGTGGGTCCAACCACCGCCGACCCAGCAGAACAGGTTCGTGCAATTGAAGATTTAATCGCGAAGAAAGTCGATGTTATCGGCGTCGTTCCTAATGATGCAAAAGTCCTTGAGCCAGTGTTAAAACGCGCCCAAGAAGCGGGCATCAAAGTGATTACTCACGAATCCCCAGATCAAAAAAATGCGGATTGGGACTTCGAATTACTGGATACCCAAAGCATGGGCGCTAACCATATGAAAGATATGGCAGCATGTATGGGTGAAGAAGGTAAATACGCCATGTTCGTCGGCAGCCTGACTGTACCATTAGTCAACGAATGGGCTGATGCGGCTATCGCTTACCAAAAAACACACTATCCAAAAATGCAGATGGTCGATGACCGCTTTGGTGTCGCGGAATCCGTTGATGATTCTATGCGTACCTCAAACGACCTGCTATCTAAACATAAAGATCTGAAAGGCATCATGTCGTTTGGTTCTCAAGGGCCTATCGGTGCGGGTCGCGCTATCGACAAACGCCGTAAAAACGCAGAAACCTGTGTCTTCGGTACGTTCACGCCAGGTCAAGGTATCAAATTGTTAGAAAAAGGCGCGATTGACGGCGGTTATATCTCTAACCCGAAAGTGGCTGGTCAAGTTTTCGTTCAAGTCGCGACGGCAATGATGAATGGCGAAGAGATCAAAACGGGTGTCAGCATCGGCGATATGGGTGAGATCAAAGTGAGTGGCAACACGATCCTCAGCGACAACCCAGTTAACCTGAATATTGAAAACACCAAAAAGCTGGTTGAAGTCGGTCTGTAAGTTCGCGCTACATAATAAAAATACGATAACAGTATTATTTTGTTCCACATAGTTTAAGTGACAGCAGCACCCTATTTAGGTCTGATAGCGGTGTCTGTTGCCACTCTGAATCTGACGACACAGTCAACACCAGGACTCCACTATGACAGCCGAAAAAAACTCCCCACTGATTACATTACGGGATCTTTCCAAAAGCTTTGGTGGTCATCGTGCATTGCGCAATATCGACTTGACGCTAAACAAAGGTGAAGTTCACTGTTTAGCGGGCACCAATGGCTGCGGAAAAAGTACGTTAATTAAAACCATTAGCGGCGTTTATGCTCCCGATGAAGGTAGCGAAATTGAAATAGATGGCAAGCGATACTCTCGCCTAACGCCAGACAAAGCACGAGAGCTTGGCGTGCAAGTTATCTACCAAGACTTATCCTTATTTCCTAACTTAACCGTGGCAGAAAATATCGCCTTTGAACTGAATTTAAACGGTTATTTTGGTTGGTTTCAAAAAGGAAAAGTGAGGGAAAAAGCATTACAAATTCTCAAAGAACTTGAGTTCACTATTGACCCTGATACCCCTGTACAGTTTTTACCAATTGCCCAGCGCCAGCAAGTTGCCATTTGCCGCGCACTGGTGGCAGATGCTCGCTTAGTGATCATGGATGAGCCAACGGCTTCGTTAACACGCACTGAAGTTAATCAGCTACTTTCTACCGTAAATTACTTAAAAAACAAAGGTATCACCGTTGTTTTTGTCAGCCATCGGTTAGAGGAAGTGAAAGAGATTTCTGACCGCATTACCGTTATTCGTGATGGCCAGAAAATGGGCACATGGCCAGCAGAAGACCTGACCACGCGTAAAATCACCGAGCTGATGACAGGGCTTGATATTGTTCATGAGCGCAAATTACCCAATAACGCAGAAGAAACTCACACGGTCTTAGAGCTGAAAAACCTTAGCCGTGCTGGGCAATACCAGAATATTTCCCTGTCGTTAAAGCGCGGTGAAGTGCTGGGGCTATGCGGATTATTAGGCTCCGGTCGTACCGAGCTTGCTCTTTCTCTGTTTGGGATAACCCGCCCTGACAGCGGCGAAATGATTGTCGAAGACAAGCCAATTATCTTCAAAAACAATGCCCAAGCCATCAAACATGGTATTGGCTATGTCTCAGAAGACCGTCTGACACTCGGGGCAATTTTACAGCAATCTATCGCTGACAATATGGTGATTTCGATTTTAGATCGCCTGAAAACCCCTCTGCATCTGATTGATGAGCAAAAATGCCAGCAAATCGTTCAAGAGTGGATCACAGATTTGGATATTAAAGTAACCGACCCAAACAATGCTCTCTCTACCTTATCTGGCGGGAATCAGCAAAAAGTGGTGCTCGCCAAATGGATCCTGACCCGACCTAAAGTGCTGATCCTCGATGCTCCTACAGTCGGGGTCGATATCGGCGCTAAAGACAGTATTTACAAGCTGATCCATCGACTGTCTGGTGTTGGGATCGCCATTTTACTGATCACCGATGAAGCCTCTGAAGCTTTCTACAACTGCGATCGCATTTTACATATGAAGCAAGGATCTATCGTCAAAGAAATTGTGACGGATTCCATGACTGAGCAACAATTGGAGGAAATCATCAATGGCTAATTGGCAAAAACTTCGTCCGCAGTCTGTTGAAGGCTGGCTTATCTGGGTGATCCTCATCATGGTGGTATTTTTCACCTTAATGAGCCCACAATTTCTCACTATTCAAAACTTGCTCGACTTAAGCGAAAGCTATGCGGTCACCGGTATTTTTGCACTGGGGTTATTCGTGGTACTGGTCACTGGCGGTATTGATATCTCTTTCGCCGCCGTTGCCTCGGTTGTCCAATATGTGATAGCCACTTTCTTACTGCAAGGATTACTCGAAAGCCCAACCCTCAGTATCGCCCTTGCGATTGTCATCGGGATCACCTTTGGGTTGATCAACGCGATTTTGATTTACTCCCTCAATGTGGTGTCGATCATTATCACCATCAGTATGCAATCTTTGCTGTTCGGCATGCTGATGTGGCTAACCAATGGACACAGTATCTATGACTTACCGGATTGGTGGGTGGATCCTGTCACTATCCTGCCTTTTGAAGTGGATGGTGAATATTACCAAATTGGTTTGCCATTGATAGTGATGTTAGGGATCGCGTTTTTAACGTGGATCTTAATGAACAAAACCCATATTGGTCGCCAACTGTATGCGGTGGGCGGCAGCCAAGAATCGGCTTCACGTATTGGTATTCGCGTCTGGGTGATTTATCTGTTTGCTTACGGTTATCTCGGTGCTATGGCTGCTATCGGCGGCATGCTGCAAACCTACCGCATGAGTGAAGTTGTTCCAAGCGCATTGGTTGGTGGGGAATTGGATGTGTTGGCGGCGGCAGTATTAGGCGGTGCAAGTTTATCCGGCGGTCGCGGTAGCGTTATCGGTACGCTTATGGGGGTTTTCCTCATCGGTATCTTGAAAAATGGCCTGAACTTGATCGGGGTGTCTAACTACTTCGTCAATATCGTCATCGGTATGGTCATTCTTATCGCGATTTGTATTACTCACTACAAAAAGCGTAAAGAGACGGACGTAGGCTTTGTTTAACAGGAATATCACCATGAAAAAACAAGATTTTTTTAAAATTGATGGCTCTGTTATCGGACTGCTTTCAATCTTTTTGGTCGCCATTGCAGCTTTCAGTATCGCCATGC encodes:
- the potA gene encoding spermidine/putrescine ABC transporter ATP-binding protein PotA, with the protein product MTETTSLTPLVELKSLNKGFDGKQIISELDLTIRNGEFLTILGPSGCGKTTVLRLIAGLEDVDDGQIILDGQDITDIPAEQRFVNTVFQSYALFPHMTVFENVAFGLRMQKTPKADIQKRVEQALHMVQLADFAERMPNQLSGGQQQRVAIARAVVNRPKVLLLDESLSALDYKLRKQMQNELKALQRKLGITFIFVTHDQEEALAMSDRIIVMREGKIEQDGTPREIYEEPKNLFVAQFIGEINIFDAKVLHRIDEKRIRANVEGHECDIFTDLPVTEGQHLNVLLRPEDLRVEEVNDADNYPGLIGYVRERNYKGMTLDSVVEMEDGKIIMVSEFFNEDDPDVDHSLNQKVAVTWVESWEVVLDDHS
- a CDS encoding fumarate hydratase encodes the protein MANKEFFYQEPYPLSEDKTEYYQVSDKYVSVEQFAGKQMLKIEPEALTFLAEHAIYESQFFLRPAHQKQVAAILHDPEASENDKYVALQLLRNAEISAKGVLPNCQDTGTVAVVGKKGQQVWTGCDDEEYLSRGIYNVFQHENLRFSQNAPLDMFNEVNTGTNLPAQFDIFATTGDEYHFLFVNKGGGSANKSALYQETKATLTPAKLKNFLIEKMRNLGTTACPPYHIAFVIGGTSAETTLKTAKLASAKYYDNLPTTGNEYGRAFRDVELENELLEASRHLGFGAQFGGKYFAHDVRVIRLPRHGASCPIGLAISCSADRNIKAKITKDGLWLEKMEHNPAQYIPESMRHQTEGTVVHIDLNRPMKDILAELSKHPVSTRVSLSGPLIIARDIAHTKLKERLDNGEELPQYFKDHMVYYAGPAKKPEDMVSGSLGPTTGNRMDPYVDLFQSHGASMLMLAKGNRTQAVTDACKKHGGFYLGSIGGSAAILAQEFVKSLNCLEYPELGMEAVWKMEVEGLPAFILVDDKGNNFFDIVQNDTCKKCVK
- a CDS encoding polysaccharide deacetylase family protein; translated protein: MSNRVLFLFLTFFVNFFSVSHAADIKNNNLIISGSKAINLDNWELVDIPPKLIQTKAPENIFAIVGGEMRIVGEINPDNGFYAYSPNGDYNALQFGNDFAYVKSTQISKKKPRNVPEDDRLNDLKNPVYDYLITSQKTPVFSATDEDSRQIASLWENLRYPVLARMIKTDEDGDKTSWLTIRLGDRLGYVRLGDVAIDKGIPIFTYHHILEDSENKNFRHTSTTTSVDAFREQMNYLKDMGYQTLSLEDVEGYLNKNANLPGRAVVLTFDDGLKSVYRYALPILRDNQQQATLFVISSRIKTQPQKWDPDSLQFMSKQEIKESQDVFNIQSHTHFLHRLDNRNNPIIFSRKEHTIMLDFKRSMKALAKFERDQRYLAYPFGAYNQTAIDAAKEAGLHIAVSTIQGKVKLGDNPYALKRLYAYSTDPISKFALMVGNSEQDVVNKNVVVDK
- the araD gene encoding L-ribulose-5-phosphate 4-epimerase, which produces MLETLKQQVFEANLELPKHKLVTFTWGNVSGVDREAGLMVIKPSGVDYETMKADDMVVVSLTTGEVVEGKYKPSSDTDTHLALYQAFPEIGGIVHTHSRHATIWAQAGLPLSALGTTHADYFYGEIPCTRKMTESEIAGEYERETGHVIIETFKQLGISAKDIPAVLVHSHGPFAWGKDAHNAVHNAVVLEEIAYMNLFTRQLTPQIDDMQQELLDKHYLRKHGKNAYYGQK
- a CDS encoding DeoR/GlpR family DNA-binding transcription regulator; this translates as MLQAERHRLICSHVSQHGSALVRDLAQLCHVSQETIRRDLTALEREKRLIRSFGGAVATEHDESPVLNVMPSSVKLSQMVDGAESFRKRTEENPDAKMKIAKAALKFIQPGDCIMMDNSSTCWFLARQIPDIDITVVTNSVKIIQALACRDRVRVIGIGGEYSERHDDFHGPISESIIRSFQIKTLFLSCQGFNIETGVRDGSEVNAKLKNIMIQVSENCVLLADNNKLDQYAFSQVCTLNDINVLITNKLNDKNFKQVFPKLNIIECDK
- a CDS encoding substrate-binding domain-containing protein translates to MKKLVLPCLMGAALFSNIAMAESPKAQKPFTMGVVVKVGGIPWFNVMEQGITEEGKKLGVNAFQVGPTTADPAEQVRAIEDLIAKKVDVIGVVPNDAKVLEPVLKRAQEAGIKVITHESPDQKNADWDFELLDTQSMGANHMKDMAACMGEEGKYAMFVGSLTVPLVNEWADAAIAYQKTHYPKMQMVDDRFGVAESVDDSMRTSNDLLSKHKDLKGIMSFGSQGPIGAGRAIDKRRKNAETCVFGTFTPGQGIKLLEKGAIDGGYISNPKVAGQVFVQVATAMMNGEEIKTGVSIGDMGEIKVSGNTILSDNPVNLNIENTKKLVEVGL
- a CDS encoding sugar ABC transporter ATP-binding protein; this translates as MTAEKNSPLITLRDLSKSFGGHRALRNIDLTLNKGEVHCLAGTNGCGKSTLIKTISGVYAPDEGSEIEIDGKRYSRLTPDKARELGVQVIYQDLSLFPNLTVAENIAFELNLNGYFGWFQKGKVREKALQILKELEFTIDPDTPVQFLPIAQRQQVAICRALVADARLVIMDEPTASLTRTEVNQLLSTVNYLKNKGITVVFVSHRLEEVKEISDRITVIRDGQKMGTWPAEDLTTRKITELMTGLDIVHERKLPNNAEETHTVLELKNLSRAGQYQNISLSLKRGEVLGLCGLLGSGRTELALSLFGITRPDSGEMIVEDKPIIFKNNAQAIKHGIGYVSEDRLTLGAILQQSIADNMVISILDRLKTPLHLIDEQKCQQIVQEWITDLDIKVTDPNNALSTLSGGNQQKVVLAKWILTRPKVLILDAPTVGVDIGAKDSIYKLIHRLSGVGIAILLITDEASEAFYNCDRILHMKQGSIVKEIVTDSMTEQQLEEIING
- a CDS encoding ABC transporter permease; the encoded protein is MANWQKLRPQSVEGWLIWVILIMVVFFTLMSPQFLTIQNLLDLSESYAVTGIFALGLFVVLVTGGIDISFAAVASVVQYVIATFLLQGLLESPTLSIALAIVIGITFGLINAILIYSLNVVSIIITISMQSLLFGMLMWLTNGHSIYDLPDWWVDPVTILPFEVDGEYYQIGLPLIVMLGIAFLTWILMNKTHIGRQLYAVGGSQESASRIGIRVWVIYLFAYGYLGAMAAIGGMLQTYRMSEVVPSALVGGELDVLAAAVLGGASLSGGRGSVIGTLMGVFLIGILKNGLNLIGVSNYFVNIVIGMVILIAICITHYKKRKETDVGFV